The nucleotide window CGCTACACTACAAAACAATACTAAAGGAACTTTCAGCTTTTGTAAACCATATCACCTACACAGACTCACTGTGTGGCACTGTTGAGCCACTGTTTATCTTGTAATACAAGCCTACTATAGACTAATGCGCTGCATCGTCCCTTGTTAAACCTGCGACACTCCACGTCAGTGTAATAATAGCACCAAAACTTTATAATCCTGATTGTGCTTACTTAAGGGAACTGGTGGTATGTTGAGGTGGTAACTTACCCGTGACTGTATGAAAGGGAGGCTAAAAACAGGGAGGGGAGTAAAATAGTATGTGTGAACATTTTATACATGCTTAAAGGGAGTGGTAAGCCTAATGCTCTGATGGAGTAAACGAAAGCAGATAAGGCCTGACTGGTCTCTCTTTGGTCCTTGTGCTACAAAGTACGAATTTGTCGCGGCACGCGCTGCTTCCTGTTTCAACGCGCCACGCGCACATACGGGGATTTCAGACTAATTGAGCCTAATTATGTTTTCTCGTTTTTACGGTAATTGACCAAGTGAAATAAATCGAAATCGATTGCGGTATCTGGAagattgaaagagagagagagagaacccatGTTTCGAAACAGACGCAGGGATTCTCGTTTAAAGGAATGAAAAGCTTGTTAGTAAGTGGAGGGGAAACCACTTTACCTGAACCACAAGTGGACTTGTGCAGCAACAGGTTTATGACACGGTGACCGGAATAAAGAAAAATGCGCAACTATGCGTTTTTGGAGGAGCGCACCGACATCCCGGGATAAACCGCATGGGACGAGTCCTTACGTCTGCAGCACAAGATAAAAAGCGAGGGAACTCATGccggatgaatgtgacacaaacaTCACCGAGAGACGCGAcggcgaagaagaagaagaagaagaagaagaggaaaaaaaGTCGCCTGCTTTCTATCACTTCTCACTCACTACACAGTTCAACGAATGACCACAGGCGCCTTGAAACGCAGCCTATAAAGAGACTGGGCTCACTGTCTGCCATGATGCACTAGGTCACTAACCGGAGGCAACCGACAGAAAGGAACCCTACCGACTCCTACATTACCGTATTAATCTGCTAACACACCAGCAGGACACCAAAACAGCCGCAAAACAGGTAATAATAAGGCTTTCGGGTTTGTGCGTAAAATGCGTCTCGCTTCAGCGAGTGTTTATTTTCCTTCGTTCTGTTTGAAACACTTCTTCCTCGACTATACTTTCGCAACATGCGCATTTATTGAGCGTGTTGGTACAAGTTGCGGACACTGGTTCAGGGGTTTTATTTGAGATAAATTCGAACAATTCCTGCTCTAGTTTTGCAGCCAGTCTTTGGCACGTCAGCACTTCATGCCGAGCAGGAGCAGAGGAAAGCCATAGTTGGGGCGTAACTTGAGATAAATTCCTAAGATTCATAACTTCAGATAGCACCGTGTCACTGCAAAATAAACTTTCAAATTAGCTGTCGTCATTACCGATGCGCGCGCGCGACTACGTGCTAAATACGCCTGAGCGTAATGGGACGCTTAAAGCTTTGCCCACTTGTTTGGACGTGTGGCAAACTCTGGGtagactttgtttgtttgtttgtttgtttattcaatccagtgtgtgtgtgtgtgtgtgtgtgtgtcgtccaGGGCAGAAGTTTACACGCCTgagtagtgagagagagagagagagagagagagacaggcactcTTGAGCTGCGCTTCAGCATGAGCGTCGTGCGTGCGCCGGTCATCACTGCGCTCGCGCTGCTGATCGTGAGCGGCGGTTACGGCGGACAGAGCGGCTCTGCGTCCGCGCGCTCTACCACCAGCCTGCTGCAGCTGCTCACCGCTGGCAGGAGAGAAGCACCTGAGCATCACGCGCATTCTCCCGAGCTTCACGCGCACTCTCCACCTCCCATCAAGACGGACTACTCCAGAGAGTCGAGGGACGGGAACGAAATCAACAAATCCAATCGCTATGACCGGACACTGGGTAaagtagactgtttttttttttttttctgagcgaGTTAGGACACTACTTTTATAGGACACATCTGTAGCAGCTGTGGTTTCGAGCTGCAGTTCTCAAAGGGGCATCAAACCAGagaatgttttgtttttcttcttttattcGATTTTGTTACAGTGGATGGAAACCTAGCACTATCAGAAGTTATTATTATGGGGTCTTATAATTAACCTATTCGGTTAATTATATTAGTTTAATCTAAACATCAGCTCAAAAACATGTAGCCTATAAATAATGTCACTGTGGATATAAAATGCTACATAACACCAATAAATAGGCAAAATATTATTggacacggggcggcacggtggtgtagtggttagcgctgtcgcctcacagcaagaaggtccgagttcgagccccgtggccggcgaggagtgcggagtttgcatgttctacccgggtttcctccgggtgctccggtttcccccacagtccaaagacatgcaggttaggctaactggtgactctaaattgaccgtaggtgtgaatgtgagtgtgaatggttgtctgtgtctatgtgtcagccctgtgatgacctggcgacttgtccagggtgtaccccgcctttcgcccgtagtcagctgggataggcttcagcttgcctgtgaccctgtagaacaggataaagtggctagagataatgagatgagattactggaCACTTTTCAGTAATAGTTAAACAGTAGTATTATGTCCATAAAACTGTGTTGAGGGGGTCTGCAGAATTTATTTTACAATCACCAGCATCCTTGGATGCAAAGTTTTGAGAACTCCTTCTTTTGACAGACTGTTATTTGATAGTGTCTGATATAACAGGAAGTTTTTCTGAATTTGCCCTGAGTGTTGAGATGAAGGACTGTGAAAGCTTTTCACAGTTAGGAAAACCTGCGATCCACCTCTTATGACTAGCATATATTTATTTCCTGAACAAAATTCGACTCTTCAAGCAGTAGGCACATGAGGCACTTGCGTACCCTCGTTGTTTTTGTAACCCAAACCAATTACATAATATTAACATGTTCTTAGATTCAAAACTGATAGCACATTAACAGATCACAATTGACATAATATGTACTTGCTATGAAGTTACTGAAGACTGGTTGAATTCAATTTATAAAGAGAATAATTTCCTATTAACTATAAGAATTATGACAACATTTACAgtgcttttaattttttttttaaattaaacccTGGTCAATATGTTTTTTGACAATACCACCACCCCACTTCAGGGACCATAATTTTCTTTTTATAGATAACccatactagagcggcggctacaattattgacagtccataattatcgacaccttttcagatttaccaaaaaaaaaaaaacaattttacaaaggtgagtttcagttacaccgGTTATTATTGGCTAATTAATCAACCGAAAAAACCCTCACCCTTtgagcttgtcgtctgatgacagctcgttacccgagatggaactttttttattacaatgagcaatttgagaaaaatctggacgttatcattgcaggtaagcatggtggaaagatcatggacatgtttctacttatcaaattcaccgatatttcatgatatccttgttgaaacctactttctttcttactctttcatttgacagtcgccattttgtatctaaatgcacatttgagaagtcacatgaggtgtcgataatagtgatcactttcatcggtgtccaccattatcgacaccctgtggaattatgtgacatttacaactgttatgtatcgatctttgtgtaacattgttgaagtagatgaagtacttaaaaaaaaaataaaagtgctgtggtttataatatttttttatattctgattcataacagaatggagcttatagagtatttggaatcctattgtaataaatagaattagaccagaattaaattcctagcatataaaaaaaattacatatgtgaaatattcagatttttctattccattaagattttttttcagtttgttgtaagtatctaccacatattacaatatcagtagacattttatttttttatatgtaaaaatataaagttttggttcgaggaatgagatgtgacctttgacctggattttcatgtcatTATAATGTCAGTTgcttgttgacatttattggtaaactacaaaactagaaatgaatacaaacaacaacaaatgattagcaaaatgtgatctacgaaaatacttagaaagtggaacaaaatattttctgacaggttaaacatcatcagttcatttgtttacaagcatcagaattacttcctcatttacgtaagcactgacatcgatatatttatataaaagatattttgtactaaatataaatctatgtaaaacaaattttaaataaaacctatgtcttgttaacttaataccacataccgatttttattattattattttttaatataaataatcatctggatgtcgataattgtggaacggtgtcatgtgatctgatatgctaagtaatcgggaatcaactctttttttttttttccccagttgaagtttgagtaattattcatgcataaTTTACATTcctaaagatcattaaggtgtcgataattgtagccgccgctctagtacaAGTATTATTTGCTATACACTCACCTATACATCTAATTATTCATGCACTTATCTGGTTAGTCAGTCATGTAGCAACAGTGAAATGCATAGAGTCacacagatacaggtcaagaacatTAGGTGATGTTCACATCAAatgtcagaatgggggaaaatgtgatttcagtgactttgactgtggcatggttgttggtggacAGCAAGGGACaagtctgtgggtggaaataccTTGTTAATgaaagagatcagaggagaatgaccaaaCTGGTTTGAGCTGATTGGAAGACTTTGGTAACTCAAATACGGtgccacagtggtgtagtggttagcactgtcgcctcacaacaagaaggttctgggttcgagcccagcagccaacaggggcctttctgcgtgggtttcctccaggtgctccggtttcccccacagttcaaagacatgcggttaggttaacatgggatggctttgggctgaagtgcctttggacaaggcacctaacccccaactgctccctgggcactgtagcatagctgcccactgctctgggtatgtgtgtatactcattgctcacttgtgtgtgtgtgtgtgcgtgtgcgtgcatgtgtgtgtttactgccccagatgggttaaatgcagaggacgaattgctTGAGTGCGCATGtgccaaataaaggcttcttcttctaaaaaaatAACCACGCTGTACaactatggtgagcagaaaagcatctcagaacacacaagaAGTCAAACCTTCAGGTGGATGTCAACAGTAGACAGTCATATCAGATTCACCTCACCTAGCCCTCCACCCCAACCCTGTGCACCAAATTTTCAGCTGCCCAGTTTTGGTGTAGCGTCAGATTCCTGTTCTAGGCTGAAAGGAGTGGTAACTTGAAGTGCTTTTCTTTTGTTGTAGTCCCTGCACCTCAATGTTTAGCAtggtgtgtgttctgagatgctgtcACATGATGAGCtgactggataattgcatgaatgtacAGGGGTACAGGTACTCatcataaagtggacagtgagtgtatgttAATATCATCCCCATCCAATcagtggggtaaaaaaaaaagacacaaagaATAAAAGGCAACAGTCACGATAACATCAAATGTCATTTAAATAATTTATATGATTTAAATTAATTATAGACCCTCAGGCTATAGGGTCTTAGGGTTCACCTGTTCTCACTTTAGACTCCATGAGTTTAGGAAGTTCTTTGGATGTTGGTATGCGACTTATAACTTGCCAAAACtacattttatctgtttatagtactAAATGCAGGACTGTTTTAATGACTACACTATTAGTAATAATAGTAACACAACTAATAGTTGTTTGTCGATTTTGGACAGATGTCTTTCCTAGAGATCTGCGGCAGAAAGAAAGGTTATTAAAACAATTAACAGGTGAGCAACAGTCCAGCATTCAATATAAACATGCATTGCAGTGTACATAGTCTAAGTATGCTTTTAACTGCTGTCTGTGTATGAGCATCAGTTTAAAATGTTTCTTGGTGTTTCTGTTTGTTTCAGGGCCGCTCTACTTTAGCCCAAAATGCAGCAAACACTTTTATAGATTATATCATACCTCCAGGGACTGCACAATACCAGCCTGTAAGTGCCACCACCCTACATGACATTTATTTATGAAGTTCTGTACATTGCATAACTTTTCAGCTGATATGTAAAGATATTGGAATATAAAGAGATGATAATTCTCTGATTTTAAAATATTGatattttattaaaatatttaaaatgttGAGCCATTTTTATCCTGCTTTCAGTTCAACCAGATATAACTTTTCAACTTCATATTTTTGATACTTTTAAATAATATTTTGATCTTAATCTATAAAACATCTGTATATTCTGTGGCATATGTGTAACATGATTGTTTTAAAAAATGTTATTCTCATGTAATTCTAAGGTATCAGTGTGTAGAAAATCACATAATTCAAACTGGTGTGTTATATATTCATGTTCATACTGTTTAACCTGTACACACTATAGATTATAGGAGATGTGCACGGCTTCTCAGAAGGTTAGCGGAGAGTCAGCGGTGTTCTGAGGGATAGACGTTGCAGGTAAATTTTAAGTCAAAGCTTACAGTGTCATACTGACACCCTTGTTCTTTTTTGTGTCACATTTGAAGTATCGCATTAGGAAATGTTTTCTCAGCGCACAAACGAGCATATTAAAGAGCCATTTATTGTCTTATCAGGCACATAGATTATTAGTATGCCACTTATTAACTGCTGCCTTCTCAAAGCAGTCTGTAAAAGCATCCCACTGATGATAAAGATGAATCTATATAAATAATGTTGTAAAGCTGATGTGAAGTGACCAAATGAGCATCAACTGACACAACTAAATCCAACAGTAGCTTATGTAAatacacatttttgctccagagtGGAAATTTCTCCCAGTAAGGAATAATTTAAACTTAAATTCTTTCTGAGTTCTTTCAAAATATATAATGTGTCTGAGCAGGTTATAAAACTGTCCTAATCATCCAAATTCATTAAATGTCAATCTCTTTGCAGATTTCAACAGACTCAAGAAACACAGAGGACCAAGAAAAAAGTGCCTTGGAAAAGAATGGGGAcgcacaggcgcacacacacacacatacacttctgAAACATTTGTCATAATGAAGCATAGTTTGTcattacatttttatcaaactcctcCACGGAGTTCTACGTACAATACCAAGCAAGTCTTCTTGACTGACAAATTAATGTTATCACTGAACTCAAATGGTGCAAGTGAAGATGTTGTTttacatgataaaaaaaaatcccactg belongs to Neoarius graeffei isolate fNeoGra1 chromosome 11, fNeoGra1.pri, whole genome shotgun sequence and includes:
- the alkal2b gene encoding ALK and LTK ligand 2b produces the protein MSVVRAPVITALALLIVSGGYGGQSGSASARSTTSLLQLLTAGRREAPEHHAHSPELHAHSPPPIKTDYSRESRDGNEINKSNRYDRTLDVFPRDLRQKERLLKQLTGPLYFSPKCSKHFYRLYHTSRDCTIPAYYRRCARLLRRLAESQRCSEG